One genomic region from Aliarcobacter cryaerophilus ATCC 43158 encodes:
- a CDS encoding DNA-processing protein DprA — protein sequence MINQFDFKIKELEAMKKYPKELYFIGNTELLKRKKISIVGTRRPSNYTKEFTYKLASNVIYNNKLKYTTTNLNIII from the coding sequence ATGATAAATCAATTTGATTTTAAAATCAAAGAACTTGAAGCTATGAAGAAATACCCAAAAGAGCTCTATTTTATAGGAAATACTGAACTTTTAAAAAGAAAAAAAATCTCTATTGTAGGCACAAGAAGACCTTCAAATTATACAAAAGAGTTTACTTATAAACTAGCTTCCAATGTCATATACAATAACAAACTTAAATATACAACAACTAACTTAAATATAATTATATGA
- a CDS encoding divergent polysaccharide deacetylase family protein, with translation MTKKTRKKRKISPIKKSLRKRNLARNFIVLLTLIFLLLLFAYFFLSKNNQRIKSSSNNNILQSQKLYTNDEIMEEVIESLNPDSKNNILEKNLQLEEDKKEIFEKELKKDILKEVLEKQKEIEKSKIEQKIEIKQPKEPSKEIEDEIIEEKVQIEKPITKEKKQLITKKDSYKYDLKTKPKLVIIIDDVVSKSQKDKILNIGYPISMAFLPPNGAQKESATITQNLPFHMIHFPMQASKNFKNIEIDTLNISDSYEKIEARVKQLRALYPNTTYTNNHTGSVFTENYEAMDKLFRALKKYNFIFVDSKTTPNSVAKELSIKYQMPYIVRDTFLDNDRSFTAIQNQLKDAIRVAKKQGFAIAIGHPYEVTFKVLKESKHLLNDVEPIFLNKLPYL, from the coding sequence ATGACAAAAAAAACAAGAAAAAAACGAAAAATTTCACCTATAAAAAAAAGCTTAAGAAAAAGAAATCTTGCGAGAAATTTTATAGTACTTTTAACTCTTATTTTTCTACTTCTGCTTTTTGCTTATTTTTTCTTGAGTAAAAATAATCAAAGAATAAAATCTTCTTCTAACAATAACATCTTACAATCTCAAAAATTATATACAAATGATGAAATTATGGAAGAGGTTATCGAAAGCTTAAATCCAGATAGTAAAAATAACATTTTAGAAAAAAATTTACAATTAGAAGAAGATAAAAAAGAGATTTTTGAAAAAGAGCTAAAAAAAGATATTTTAAAAGAGGTTTTAGAAAAACAAAAAGAGATTGAAAAATCAAAAATTGAACAAAAAATAGAAATAAAACAACCCAAAGAACCATCAAAAGAGATAGAAGATGAGATAATCGAAGAAAAAGTTCAAATAGAAAAACCTATAACAAAAGAAAAAAAACAATTAATAACAAAAAAAGATAGCTACAAATATGATTTAAAAACTAAACCAAAACTAGTAATTATAATAGATGATGTAGTATCAAAATCACAAAAAGATAAAATTTTAAATATTGGATATCCTATAAGTATGGCATTTTTACCACCTAATGGTGCACAAAAAGAGTCAGCTACTATTACACAAAATTTACCATTTCATATGATACACTTTCCAATGCAAGCTTCTAAAAACTTTAAAAATATTGAAATTGATACTTTAAATATATCTGATAGTTATGAAAAAATAGAAGCACGAGTAAAACAGCTTAGAGCTTTGTATCCAAATACTACTTATACAAATAACCATACTGGTTCGGTTTTTACAGAAAATTATGAAGCTATGGATAAACTTTTTCGTGCATTAAAAAAATATAATTTTATATTTGTAGATAGCAAAACAACTCCAAACTCTGTAGCAAAAGAGTTATCTATAAAATACCAAATGCCATATATTGTAAGAGATACTTTTTTGGATAATGACAGAAGCTTTACAGCTATTCAAAATCAGCTAAAAGATGCAATAAGAGTTGCCAAAAAACAAGGTTTTGCAATAGCTATTGGACATCCTTATGAAGTTACTTTCAAAGTTCTAAAAGAGTCAAAACATCTTTTAAACGATGTTGAACCGATATTTTTAAACAAACTTCCATATTTATAA
- the ilvC gene encoding ketol-acid reductoisomerase, with protein MAINVFYDKDCNIELIKSKKVAMIGFGSQGHAHAENLRDSGVEVVVGLRQDGSSWKKAEAKGFKVLTVAEATKIADVVMILLPDESQSEIYEKEIKPNLKDGAYLAFGHGFNIHYKRIIPCKKMNVMMIAPKAPGHTVRSEFTKGGGIPDLIAIHQDASGDTKQVALAYASAIGGGRTGIIETTFKDETETDLFGEQAVLCGGATALVQAGFEVLTEAGYEPEMAYFECLHELKLIVDLMYEGGIADMRYSISNTAEYGDYVSGPRVINDESKKAMRQILKEIQNGVFAKDFILEGQSGYPRMNAERAYTRASLLEQTGVKLRNMMPWIASKKIVNQETN; from the coding sequence ATGGCAATAAATGTATTCTATGACAAAGATTGTAATATAGAGTTAATAAAATCAAAAAAAGTTGCAATGATTGGATTTGGTTCACAAGGACACGCACACGCTGAAAACTTAAGAGATAGCGGTGTTGAAGTTGTTGTTGGTTTAAGACAAGATGGTAGTTCTTGGAAAAAAGCTGAAGCTAAAGGTTTCAAAGTTTTAACAGTTGCTGAAGCTACAAAAATTGCAGATGTTGTTATGATACTTTTACCAGATGAGAGTCAATCTGAAATTTATGAAAAAGAGATTAAACCAAACCTAAAAGATGGTGCTTATTTAGCATTTGGACATGGATTTAATATTCACTATAAAAGAATTATTCCTTGTAAAAAAATGAATGTTATGATGATTGCTCCAAAAGCTCCAGGTCATACAGTTAGAAGCGAGTTTACAAAAGGTGGAGGAATTCCAGATTTAATTGCAATTCATCAAGATGCATCTGGTGATACAAAACAAGTTGCTCTTGCATACGCTAGTGCAATTGGTGGTGGAAGAACAGGAATTATAGAAACTACTTTCAAAGATGAAACTGAAACAGACCTATTTGGTGAACAAGCAGTTCTTTGTGGTGGAGCAACTGCTTTAGTTCAAGCTGGATTTGAAGTTCTAACAGAAGCTGGTTATGAGCCTGAAATGGCATATTTTGAGTGTTTACATGAGTTAAAATTAATTGTTGACTTAATGTATGAAGGTGGAATTGCTGATATGAGATACTCTATTTCAAATACAGCTGAGTACGGAGATTATGTATCAGGACCTAGAGTTATAAATGATGAGTCTAAAAAAGCTATGAGACAAATATTAAAAGAGATTCAAAATGGTGTATTTGCTAAAGATTTCATTCTTGAAGGACAATCAGGATACCCAAGAATGAATGCTGAAAGAGCATATACAAGAGCTTCTTTATTAGAGCAAACTGGTGTAAAACTTAGAAATATGATGCCTTGGATTGCATCTAAAAAAATAGTAAATCAAGAGACTAACTAA